Part of the Janibacter alkaliphilus genome is shown below.
GAGGTCGATGTCGAAGAACGTGCCGGCATCACGTCCGATCTGCTCGGCGGAGCCGGCCAGGTGCCCCTCCATGTCTGTGCGCCAGCGTCGGCCGACCCACCATGGCCATGAACTCCTCGAGGGCGGCCTCGAGGCCGTCGGCGCGCCGGATCGCGAGGAGCGTCTCGTTGACGGCGCGGAACTCGACGCCGCTCGGCACGTGCACGGGCGGCGGCTCCACGAGAGTCATGGTGTGAACCGTCTCCGGAGCATCGACGGCGAGCTGCATCGCGACCGCAGCGCTGTACGACAGCCCCACGATGTGCGCACGTGAGATCTCCATGATGTCCAGCACGCCGCGGCAGTCGGCCGCGTCGCGTGCGATGGAACCTGGGCTCGTGGCCGGACAGCTGCTGCCGTATCCGCGCCGGTGATACAGGATCGTCCGAAACCGGTCGGGCAGTCGGCTGGCCATCGGACACAGCTCGTCCGCGACGAGCGCGGTCTGGATGAAGACGACGGAGTCACCTGAGCCCTCGTCCAGCACGTCGAACCGTTCGCCTCCAGCCACCGCCAGGCGTGCCCATGACACGGTTCGAGGCTACTGCTGGCGCGGACCGTGGGTCGATGCCTCACTGGTCACCGCTCAGGACCTGGTTCACCGATGTGGTCGGGGAGCGGGTCAGACTGACCTCGGTGAGTCAGTTCTCCAGCACACAGGGCAGGAAATGACATAATGTGGCTTATCGGCGTTCTCGACGACAGCGCGACCGGTGGGACGACGGCCTATGCAGTGCCGGTCCTGTCGTGGCCACGCTCACAGCCTCGCCCCCGGCGCCACCGACCACCCGGCACGCGAGGATGACGCGATGACCACGAAGCCACCGCTCGTCCTGCTGCACGGCGTGACCAACTCGGCGCGCATCTGGGACGACGTGGTGCCGCTGCTCGACGAGACGTTCGAGCTGCTCGTCCCGACGGCCGCCGGTCACCGCGGCGGTCCGCCAGACCCCGGTGGCCTGACCATCGCGCGCCTCGTGGACGACGTCGAGACGCTGCTCGATGATCACGGCCTCCCGCAGGCGCATCTGGCCGGGAACTCCATGGGTGGCTGGATGGCGCTCGAGCTGGCGCGGCGAGGCCGAGCGCTGAGCGTGTGCGCGCTGTCGCCGGCCGGGTGCTGGTCACCGGGTGCCGACGACGAGACGCACGCGACGTCGGCGATCCGGCGCGGGCGACGCCTGGCGGCGGCCGCGCTGCCCGTGGCGCCGATCGCCTTGCGGTCCCGGCGGATCCGGCGGATCGCGCTGCGTGACGCGGCCGAGCGCGCCGACCGGCTCACCCCGGCACTAGCCCTCGGGGTCGTCCGTGACCTCGTCGGGTGCTCTGCCGCAACGGATCTCCTCGGCACCACCGAGCAGGTCGCTCCGCTCACGCCGTCCTGCCCGGTCACCCTGGCCTGGGCAGAGCGCGACCGGATCTTCCCGCCGGCCGTCAACGGGGTCACCGCGCAGCGGCTGGTCCCGGACGCCACCTCCTCGAGCTGCCGGCGGTCGGGCACGTGCCGATGATCGACGACCCCCGGCTGTGCGCCAGGATCATCCGGCAGGCCTGCGGCGTGCCGCAGAGCCGGTCCGGCGCGGGTGATGAGCGCTGAGCAAGCCTCAGGCGCGCACCACATCGACGCCGTAGTCCGCGAAGCGCGTATCCCGCGGTCACGACCGAGATCCCTTCGCTCAGCGCCTGGGCGATGATGAGCCGGTCGAAGGGGTCGCGATGATGAACCGGCAGGGCCGCTACCGACAGCGCGTGCGTCGCTGCATGCCGTGCGGCACCCAGGGGTTGCTACCCGTCTAGCGGTGCCGTTAGACGTGGAAGACGTCCCAGCAGATCGGGTTGCGGCGCTCCTGGTCCGCCAGCACCAGGTCGCGCACCTCGGCCGGCAGCTGCTCGCGCTGCCAGCGGCACTCGCGCCGACCGGCGGCGTCCTGCTCCCCCGTGCTCACCGACGCCCGGACGGCCTTGATCGCGTAGGCCGCGGCGCCGAGATCGTGCTCGGCGACGTGCGCGACGACCGCCGCCTGCCCGGTGGCATACGCCGCGAACCGGGCCGCGCCGCGCAGCTCGCGCGCCGCGCCCATGGCGTGACCGCCGGCCGCCCGGGTCGCCATCATCGGCAGCTCCCCTCGCGCCCAGGCCCGGACCGCCACGAGCGCCGCTCCCGGCCGGTCGTCCTGCGGGCGGGCGCTCTCGAAGAGCGGGAGCACCCGCTCGGCGCACCCGGCCGCCCACAGCGCCAGCAGCCGGTGGTGCTCGTCGGTCAACGAGCCCCCGCGGCGGATCGTGATCATCCGCGGGTCGCGCTCGCCGGGCAGGATCACGCCGTCAGCCTGCCACGGTGCGCGCGCTCACGCTTCCGGGCGGCAGGACGACCGTGCGGTCGCCGTGCGCGCTCAGCGCCGCCGCGACCGAGCGGCCAGCACCGCCATGAGGAGCATGAGGCCGGCCCCGATCGCGGTGGCCAGGTGCATCCCGTCGACGAAGGACTGCTTCGCAGCGTCGATCACCCCGGCGCCGGCGCCGGACTCCAGGGTCTCCCCCAGGGTCGGCGCGAAGTCGCCGCCGGCGGCGAAGATCCACGCCGCCAGCGACCCCAGCAGCGCCAGGCCGAGGGCGTTGCCGAGCTCGAACGAGGTCTCCGAGACACCGACCGCGGCGCCGGTCTGCTCCTCGGGCACCGAGCCCACGGCCACCTCCGAGACGAGGGTGAAGACCGTCCCGTAGCCCAGGCCGGCCACCGCCGAGCCGGCCACGTACCAGGCCACTCCCCCGTCGACGCCGACGCCGAGCAGCATGAGGCTGCCGAGCGCGGCGAGCACCAGGGAGGCGACGAAGGTCGTCGAGACCCCGAGCCGCTCGGCGATCCGGGAGCCGTACATCGAGGAGGCGAAGACGGTCACTGCGAGCGGCACCCCGAGGTAGGCCGCGGCCAGCGGGTCACGCCCGGTGACCGACTGCAGGTAGATGCTGGAGAGGTAGCTGAAGGCGGCCAGAGACATCATCCCGGCGAGGCTGGAGCCGATCGCCACGGTGAACTCCCGGTTCGCCAGCAGCGAGAGGTCCACCAGCGGCACGGTGAGGGTGCGCTGCCGTCGGACGAAGGCCACGATCAGCCCCACCCCGACCGCGCCGGTGATCAGGGTGACCGCGTCCAGCCCGTACTCGGCGACGTGCTTGACGGCGTAGACCGCGGCCATGATCCCGACGACGGACATCACCACGCTGGCCAGGTCCAGCGGCGAGCCGGAGGCGACCCGCCGCTCGGGCAGCAGCGCCGGAGCGGCCAGCAGCAGCACCAGCAGCACCGGCACGTTGATGAGGAAGACCGAGCCCCACCAGAAGTGGTGCAGCAGCACCCCGCCGATGATCGGCCCGACCGCCGCTCCCCCGGCGAAGAAGGCGGTCCACACCCCGATCGCCCGGCCGCGCGCCCGCGGGTCGGCGAAGAGGTCGGTGATCAGCGACAGGCTGGAGGGCAGCAGGGTGGCTCCCCCGATGCCCATGAGGGCGCGGGCGGCGATGAGCAGCGCCGAGGTCGGGGCGAAGGCGGCGATCACCGAGGCCAGACCGAAGAGGCTGGCGCCGAGCAGCAGGATCCGCCGCCGACCGATCCGGTCGCCGAGCGAGCCCATGGTGATGAGCAGGCCGGCGATGAGGAAGCCGTAGGCGTCGAGGATCCACAGCTGCTCCGAGGCGCTCGGGTCGAGGTCGGCGGTGATCGCCGGCAGCGCCAGGTAGAGCACCGACATGTCCATCGAGACCAGCAGCACCGGCAGCACGAGCACCGCCAGGCCCCACCAGGCACGACGGTCGCCGCGGTGGGAGCGGGTCTCGTCGGGCCGAAGGGCGGTCGGGCTGGTCACTGGGTCCTCCTCGAAGGGCGTGCCGGGCCGCGGTCGTCACGACCGGACCGGGATGGCTGGCGCGTACGCTGTACGCACATGCGTGTACAGTGTACGCATGCCCTCTCGACGACAGCAAGCGCGCACCGCGTCACCGCTGACCACCGCGGCCATCGTCGACGCCGGCATCGAGCTGGCCGACACCGACGGGCTCGACGCACTCTCGATGCGTCGCCTGGCCGACCGGCTCGGCGTCGCCCCGATGTCGCTCTACCGGCACGTCGACACCAAGGACCAGCTGCTCGCCGCGATGACCGAGGAGATCGGCGACCGCTACCCCTATCCCCCGGTCGCCGGCACCGGCTGGACCTGGCGGGACCGCGTGCGAGTGGCCGGCGAGGTCGACTGGGAGCTCTACCGGGAGCACCCCTGGGTCGTGCTGGCCTACGCCGTGCCCCGGTACGCCTTCGGGCCCAGCGGACTGGCCTGCCTGGCCTGGCTCGTCGAGGGTTTCACCGAGCTGGGCGTGACCACCGCGGAGGCGGCCGACCTCACGTTCGTCGTGTGGAGCCAGATCTCCGGTGCCGCGCTCCCCCTGGCCGGGCGCAGCCTCTTCGCCCCGGACCCCGGGACGAGCTCGGGCGACGGCCTGGCCGGCCTGCTCGACGGGCGGGTCGAGGCGCCCGACGCCCTGCTTGACCTCGTCGGCGGCAGCTGGCGGCCCGACCCGCAGCGTCAGCTGCGACAGGCGCTCGACGCACTCTGCGACGGCCTCGAGCAGCAGATCGGAGCGCGCGCGGCTCAGCCCCGGTCGTAGATCGTGCGGTAGTGCGCCAGCGCCACCCGACGTGCCTCCGCGGGGTCCCAGGCGGCGAAGCGGTGCGGGTCGAGCGCGTCGGAGCCGGGCACCGGCGAGGACGCACCGGTCAGCTGTGCCGCGAGCACCTGCGCCGCACCGATCGCGTGCGTGACCCAGACCGCGGCGGCCACCCAGACCCGGTGCTCCCACCGGCCCACCAGGGGAAGGTTGTCCGGGGTGAGCGCGAAGATGCCGTCGAGGCGCTCGGTCGGCGCGAAGAGCTCGGGCCGGGCCAGCTGCGCGAGCCCGCGCTCGATGACGTCGTCGAAGCGCCCGTCCCACGGCACGTCTGCCCGCTCCAGCGCGGTGGTCTCGACCGGCGCGGGGTCGTGGTCGTAGCTGCCGACGCCCCACCGGTCGCCGTGCCACCGGGCGTAGAGGTGGTGCTCGGGCATCCGGACGAAGGGCTGAGCGCCCGGTGCCGGGACGTCTCGGGGGCCGTGGACGTAGGGATGGCGCACCGGGACGATCGGGACGTCCGGCCGGCCGCCGCCGAGGA
Proteins encoded:
- a CDS encoding alpha/beta fold hydrolase: MSWARLAVAGGERFDVLDEGSGDSVVFIQTALVADELCPMASRLPDRFRTILYHRRGYGSSCPATSPGSIARDAADCRGVLDIMEISRAHIVGLSYSAAVAMQLAVDAPETVHTMTLVEPPPVHVPSGVEFRAVNETLLAIRRADGLEAALEEFMAMVGRPTLAHRHGGAPGRLRRADRT
- a CDS encoding alpha/beta fold hydrolase, which produces MTTKPPLVLLHGVTNSARIWDDVVPLLDETFELLVPTAAGHRGGPPDPGGLTIARLVDDVETLLDDHGLPQAHLAGNSMGGWMALELARRGRALSVCALSPAGCWSPGADDETHATSAIRRGRRLAAAALPVAPIALRSRRIRRIALRDAAERADRLTPALALGVVRDLVGCSAATDLLGTTEQVAPLTPSCPVTLAWAERDRIFPPAVNGVTAQRLVPDATSSSCRRSGTCR
- a CDS encoding putative immunity protein; translation: MILPGERDPRMITIRRGGSLTDEHHRLLALWAAGCAERVLPLFESARPQDDRPGAALVAVRAWARGELPMMATRAAGGHAMGAARELRGAARFAAYATGQAAVVAHVAEHDLGAAAYAIKAVRASVSTGEQDAAGRRECRWQREQLPAEVRDLVLADQERRNPICWDVFHV
- a CDS encoding MFS transporter translates to MTSPTALRPDETRSHRGDRRAWWGLAVLVLPVLLVSMDMSVLYLALPAITADLDPSASEQLWILDAYGFLIAGLLITMGSLGDRIGRRRILLLGASLFGLASVIAAFAPTSALLIAARALMGIGGATLLPSSLSLITDLFADPRARGRAIGVWTAFFAGGAAVGPIIGGVLLHHFWWGSVFLINVPVLLVLLLAAPALLPERRVASGSPLDLASVVMSVVGIMAAVYAVKHVAEYGLDAVTLITGAVGVGLIVAFVRRQRTLTVPLVDLSLLANREFTVAIGSSLAGMMSLAAFSYLSSIYLQSVTGRDPLAAAYLGVPLAVTVFASSMYGSRIAERLGVSTTFVASLVLAALGSLMLLGVGVDGGVAWYVAGSAVAGLGYGTVFTLVSEVAVGSVPEEQTGAAVGVSETSFELGNALGLALLGSLAAWIFAAGGDFAPTLGETLESGAGAGVIDAAKQSFVDGMHLATAIGAGLMLLMAVLAARSRRR
- a CDS encoding TetR/AcrR family transcriptional regulator, with amino-acid sequence MPSRRQQARTASPLTTAAIVDAGIELADTDGLDALSMRRLADRLGVAPMSLYRHVDTKDQLLAAMTEEIGDRYPYPPVAGTGWTWRDRVRVAGEVDWELYREHPWVVLAYAVPRYAFGPSGLACLAWLVEGFTELGVTTAEAADLTFVVWSQISGAALPLAGRSLFAPDPGTSSGDGLAGLLDGRVEAPDALLDLVGGSWRPDPQRQLRQALDALCDGLEQQIGARAAQPRS